Proteins encoded within one genomic window of Burkholderiaceae bacterium:
- a CDS encoding TesB-like acyl-CoA thioesterase 2 → MNQATHPFDAAIVLEPQGEGRWQGHTSAAYANMVGPFGGLTAAQALNAVLQHPDLLGEPVALTVNFAAALADGPFTATARPARTNRSTQHWVVEFAQQDETVLTATAITANRRRTWGADDEAMPTAPAPETVERADISGRVVWFERYDMRFVHGFFPSAWDGTERDSLTRLWARDDPPRPLDFCSLTALSDVFFPRVWRRRATMVPIGTVAMTVYFHADTAQLQATGSGHLLAQARAQAFRNGYFDQTAQLWNRAGELLATTHQLVYYKE, encoded by the coding sequence ATGAACCAAGCGACCCATCCGTTCGACGCCGCGATCGTGCTCGAGCCGCAGGGCGAGGGCCGTTGGCAGGGGCATACCAGCGCCGCTTACGCGAACATGGTCGGCCCGTTCGGTGGCCTGACCGCCGCGCAGGCGCTGAATGCCGTGTTGCAGCATCCCGATCTGCTCGGCGAGCCGGTTGCGCTGACCGTGAACTTCGCCGCCGCGCTGGCCGACGGGCCGTTCACCGCGACCGCCCGGCCGGCGCGCACGAACCGCTCGACCCAGCATTGGGTGGTCGAGTTCGCGCAGCAGGACGAGACGGTTTTGACCGCAACCGCGATCACCGCGAACCGCCGCCGCACCTGGGGCGCCGACGACGAAGCGATGCCCACCGCGCCTGCTCCCGAGACGGTGGAGCGCGCCGACATCAGTGGCCGCGTCGTGTGGTTCGAGCGCTACGACATGCGTTTCGTGCATGGCTTCTTTCCGTCGGCCTGGGACGGAACCGAGCGCGACAGCCTGACGCGGCTGTGGGCGCGCGACGACCCGCCGCGACCGCTGGACTTCTGCTCGCTCACGGCGCTGTCCGACGTGTTCTTCCCGCGCGTCTGGCGCCGTCGTGCGACGATGGTGCCGATCGGCACCGTGGCCATGACGGTGTACTTCCATGCAGATACTGCGCAGCTGCAGGCCACCGGCAGCGGCCACCTGCTCGCGCAGGCGCGCGCGCAGGCGTTTCGCAACGGCTATTTCGACCAGACCGCGCAGCTGTGGAACCGGGCGGGCGAGCTGCTCGCGACCACGCACCAGCTCGTCTACTACAAGGAGTAA
- a CDS encoding Short-chain dehydrogenase, associated with 2-hydroxychromene-2-carboxylate isomerase family protein — MPSAPVALIIGAGDATGGAIARRFARGGHAVCVTRRSLDKLQPLIEQIRAEGGRVMGYASDARKEEDVVALVEEIESTVGEIDVLVFNIGANVPCSILDETARKYFKVWEMACFAGFLNAREVARRMVPRGRGTMIFTGATASLRGSANFAAFAGAKHALRALAQSLARELGRRGIHVAHVVVDGAIDTAFIREQFPERYALKSQDGILNPEHIAENYWMLHQQPRDAWTHELDLRPWLEHF, encoded by the coding sequence ATGCCCAGCGCACCCGTGGCCTTGATCATCGGCGCCGGCGACGCGACCGGCGGCGCGATCGCGCGGCGCTTCGCGCGCGGCGGTCATGCGGTCTGCGTCACGCGCCGCAGCCTCGATAAGCTGCAGCCGCTGATCGAGCAGATCCGCGCCGAGGGCGGCCGCGTGATGGGCTATGCGTCGGACGCGCGCAAGGAAGAGGACGTGGTCGCGCTGGTCGAGGAAATCGAATCGACCGTCGGCGAGATCGACGTGCTGGTGTTCAACATCGGCGCGAACGTGCCGTGCAGCATCCTCGACGAAACGGCGCGCAAGTATTTCAAGGTTTGGGAGATGGCCTGCTTTGCCGGGTTCCTGAACGCGCGCGAGGTCGCCAGGCGCATGGTGCCGCGCGGCCGCGGCACGATGATCTTCACCGGCGCGACCGCGTCGCTGCGCGGCAGCGCGAACTTCGCCGCGTTCGCCGGCGCCAAGCATGCGCTGCGCGCGCTCGCGCAAAGCCTGGCGCGCGAACTCGGTCGCCGCGGCATCCATGTCGCGCACGTGGTGGTCGACGGCGCGATCGACACCGCGTTCATCCGCGAACAGTTCCCGGAGCGCTATGCGCTGAAGAGCCAAGACGGCATCCTGAACCCGGAGCACATCGCCGAGAACTACTGGATGCTGCACCAGCAGCCGCGCGACGCCTGGACCCACGAGCTCGACCTGCGGCCCTGGCTCGAGCATTTCTGA
- a CDS encoding 2-hydroxychromene-2-carboxylate isomerase family protein, which translates to MKTLEFLFDVGSAASYLAYTQIPKLARETGAMLEYRPMLLGAVFKATGNRSPVEVPAKGRYTIVDFARFAKRYRIAIAHNPFFPINTLTLQRGATALQLHEPTRLVPYLDAVFRAIWVDGKNMNDAATVAAVLGQAGFDPAALLEQTQEPQVKDRLKAVTQDAIARGVFGAPTFFVGEQMFWGQDRLDFVKEALQS; encoded by the coding sequence ATGAAAACCCTGGAATTTCTGTTCGACGTCGGCAGCGCCGCGTCGTACCTTGCCTACACCCAAATCCCTAAGCTCGCGCGCGAGACCGGCGCCATGCTCGAGTACCGGCCGATGCTGCTCGGCGCGGTGTTCAAGGCAACCGGCAACCGCTCGCCGGTCGAAGTCCCGGCCAAGGGCCGCTACACCATCGTCGATTTCGCGCGGTTTGCGAAGCGTTATCGGATTGCGATCGCGCACAACCCATTCTTTCCGATCAACACGCTGACGCTGCAGCGCGGGGCGACCGCGTTGCAGCTGCACGAGCCGACGCGCCTCGTGCCGTATCTCGATGCGGTTTTCCGCGCGATCTGGGTCGACGGCAAAAACATGAACGACGCGGCGACCGTTGCCGCGGTACTTGGCCAAGCGGGCTTCGATCCGGCCGCACTGCTCGAGCAGACGCAAGAGCCGCAGGTCAAGGATCGGCTGAAGGCCGTCACGCAGGACGCGATAGCGCGTGGCGTGTTCGGCGCGCCGACCTTCTTCGTCGGCGAGCAGATGTTCTGGGGCCAGGACCGGCTCGATTTCGTCAAGGAGGCATTGCAATCATGA
- a CDS encoding Enoyl-CoA hydratase — protein MSDILSHTEGGVLTLTFNRLDKKNSITQAMYGLLADALSLAEGQAAVRVVLLQGHETVFCAGNDIGDFQNQPPQGADSPVHRFLRAIALFPKPLLAAVCGPAVGVGTTMLLHCDLVYAGDNAAFSLPFVNLGLCPEAASSLLLPQMLGYHRAAEALLMGEPFMAEAALEVGLANRVLPPTEVNAYAQGRARKLAEKPISSLVETKRLMKKGQLQALLHQMTEEGAVFGRMLREPAAREAFAAFMEKRKPDFSKC, from the coding sequence ATGAGCGACATCCTCAGCCACACCGAAGGCGGTGTGCTCACCCTCACCTTCAACCGACTCGACAAGAAGAACTCGATCACGCAGGCGATGTACGGCCTGCTCGCCGACGCGCTGTCGCTGGCCGAGGGCCAAGCCGCGGTGCGTGTCGTGCTGCTGCAGGGCCATGAGACGGTGTTCTGCGCCGGCAACGACATAGGTGACTTCCAGAACCAGCCGCCGCAGGGGGCGGACTCGCCGGTGCACCGTTTCCTGCGCGCGATCGCGCTGTTCCCGAAGCCGCTGCTGGCCGCGGTCTGCGGGCCGGCGGTCGGCGTCGGGACCACGATGCTGCTGCACTGCGACCTGGTCTACGCCGGCGACAACGCTGCGTTCTCGCTGCCGTTCGTCAACCTCGGCCTGTGCCCGGAGGCCGCGTCGAGCCTGCTGCTGCCGCAGATGCTCGGCTACCACCGCGCGGCCGAAGCGCTGCTGATGGGCGAGCCGTTCATGGCCGAGGCCGCGCTGGAGGTCGGGCTGGCGAACCGCGTGCTGCCGCCGACCGAGGTCAACGCTTACGCACAGGGTCGCGCGCGCAAGCTTGCGGAAAAGCCGATCAGCTCGCTGGTCGAGACCAAGCGGCTGATGAAGAAGGGCCAGCTGCAGGCGCTGCTGCACCAGATGACCGAGGAGGGCGCGGTGTTCGGCCGCATGCTGCGCGAACCCGCGGCGCGCGAGGCGTTCGCCGCGTTCATGGAAAAGCGCAAGCCGGACTTCAGCAAATGCTGA
- a CDS encoding Short-chain dehydrogenase/reductase SDR: MTLPLRGKTLFITGASRGIGLAIAKRAALDGANIVIAAKTAEPNPKLPGTIYSAAKEIEAAGGAALPLVVDIRDESAVLAAVAEAVRTFGGIDALVNNASAISLTDTEHTPMKRYDLMNGINARGTYLCTQACLPELKKSAAAGREPQVLNMSPPLAMKTHWFEHHTAYTMAKYGMSMCTLGHAGEFRKYGIGVNSLWPRTAIATAALQMIPGVDLGRCRKPEILADAAYLVLTQPASHTGHFHIDDELLAAHGVTDLEKYSVTPGTRSFIPDFFVD; the protein is encoded by the coding sequence ATGACACTGCCCCTGCGCGGCAAGACCCTGTTCATCACCGGCGCGTCGCGCGGTATCGGCCTTGCGATCGCGAAGCGCGCCGCTCTTGACGGCGCGAACATCGTGATCGCCGCGAAGACGGCAGAACCGAACCCGAAGCTGCCCGGCACGATCTATTCGGCGGCAAAGGAAATCGAGGCGGCCGGCGGCGCCGCGCTGCCGCTGGTCGTCGACATCCGCGACGAGTCCGCGGTGCTGGCCGCGGTCGCCGAGGCGGTGCGCACCTTCGGCGGCATCGACGCGCTGGTCAACAACGCGAGCGCGATCAGCCTGACCGACACCGAGCACACGCCGATGAAGCGCTACGACCTGATGAACGGAATCAACGCGCGCGGCACTTACCTGTGCACCCAGGCCTGCCTGCCCGAGCTGAAGAAATCCGCCGCCGCCGGCCGCGAGCCGCAGGTGCTGAACATGTCGCCGCCGCTCGCGATGAAGACGCACTGGTTCGAACACCACACCGCGTACACGATGGCCAAGTACGGCATGAGCATGTGCACGCTCGGCCATGCGGGCGAGTTCCGCAAATACGGCATTGGCGTGAACAGCCTGTGGCCGCGCACCGCGATCGCGACCGCCGCGCTGCAGATGATCCCCGGCGTCGACCTCGGCCGCTGCCGCAAGCCCGAGATCCTGGCCGACGCGGCCTATCTTGTCCTTACCCAGCCGGCCAGCCACACCGGCCACTTCCACATCGACGACGAACTGCTGGCCGCGCACGGCGTGACCGACCTCGAGAAGTATTCGGTCACGCCCGGCACCAGGAGTTTCATTCCGGATTTTTTCGTCGACTGA
- a CDS encoding dTDP-glucose 4,6-dehydratase, with protein sequence MILVTGGAGFIGANFVLDWLAQGGEPIVNLDRLTYAGNLETLASLKGDARHVFVHGDIGDGPLVDALLAEHAPRAIVNFAAESHVDRSIHGPEDFIQTNVLGTFRLLESVRGYWSALPAAEKDAFRLLHVSTDEVYGTLSATDPAFTERKRYEPNSPYSASKAASDHLVRAWHHTYGLPVLTTNCSNNYGPYQFPEKLIPLMIVNALAGKALPVYGDGLQVRDWLYVGDHCSAIRRVLAAGTVGETYNIGGWNEKPNIEIVHTICALLDELKPRADGKRYAAQIAHVTDRPGHDRRYAIDATRVARELGWRPAETFETGIRKTVRWYLAHEPWVRNVQSGAYRDWVQKQYEHR encoded by the coding sequence ATGATCCTTGTCACCGGCGGCGCCGGCTTCATTGGCGCCAACTTCGTTCTCGACTGGCTCGCGCAAGGGGGCGAGCCAATCGTCAACCTCGACCGCCTGACCTACGCCGGCAACCTGGAGACGCTGGCGTCGCTGAAAGGCGATGCGCGGCATGTGTTCGTGCACGGCGACATCGGCGATGGGCCGCTGGTCGATGCGCTGCTTGCCGAGCACGCTCCGCGCGCCATCGTCAACTTCGCCGCCGAGTCGCACGTGGACCGCTCGATCCACGGCCCGGAGGACTTCATCCAGACCAACGTGCTCGGCACCTTCCGCCTGCTCGAATCGGTGCGCGGCTACTGGAGCGCGCTGCCGGCCGCGGAAAAAGACGCTTTCCGCTTGCTGCACGTCTCGACCGACGAGGTCTACGGCACGCTTTCCGCCACCGACCCGGCGTTCACCGAACGCAAGCGCTACGAGCCGAACAGCCCCTATTCGGCCAGCAAGGCCGCGAGCGACCATCTGGTGCGCGCCTGGCATCACACCTATGGCTTGCCGGTGTTGACGACGAACTGCTCGAACAACTACGGGCCGTACCAGTTCCCGGAGAAGCTGATTCCGCTGATGATCGTGAACGCGTTGGCCGGCAAGGCGCTGCCGGTGTACGGCGACGGCCTGCAGGTGCGCGACTGGCTGTACGTCGGCGACCACTGCAGCGCGATCCGCCGCGTGCTGGCGGCGGGAACGGTCGGCGAGACCTACAACATCGGCGGCTGGAACGAAAAGCCCAACATCGAGATCGTGCACACCATCTGCGCGCTGCTCGACGAACTGAAACCCCGCGCCGATGGCAAGCGCTACGCGGCGCAGATCGCACACGTCACCGACCGCCCGGGCCACGACCGCCGCTACGCGATCGACGCCACGAGAGTGGCGCGCGAACTTGGCTGGCGCCCGGCGGAGACCTTCGAGACCGGCATCCGCAAGACCGTGCGGTGGTACCTGGCGCATGAGCCCTGGGTGCGCAACGTGCAAAGCGGCGCGTACCGCGACTGGGTACAAAAGCAGTACGAGCATCGATGA
- a CDS encoding dTDP-4-dehydrorhamnose reductase has product MKILLFGKTGQLGWELQRSLCVLGELVAPGRGDAASGSDGLHADFAEPEALAAVVEAVRPQVIVNAAAYTAVDRAESEPDRARAVNATAPGVLAAAAARVGALLVHYSTDYVFDGSGGRPWTEADATRPLNVYGATKLEGERLVAAQCARHLIFRTSWVYAARGGNFAKTMLRLAQERERLTVVADQFGAPTGADLIADVTAHAIAATLRDPGKTGLYHLAAAGETSWHGYARFVLGQAQAAGVALKAGPDAVDPVPSSAFPTPALRPGNSRLETVRLRQAFSLCLPDWQTGVARMLAETL; this is encoded by the coding sequence ATGAAGATCCTGCTGTTCGGCAAGACCGGCCAGCTCGGCTGGGAACTGCAGCGCAGCCTTTGCGTTCTGGGTGAACTGGTCGCGCCGGGCCGCGGTGACGCGGCGTCCGGGAGCGACGGCCTGCATGCCGACTTCGCCGAGCCCGAGGCGCTGGCCGCCGTCGTCGAGGCGGTACGGCCGCAAGTCATCGTCAACGCCGCCGCCTACACCGCAGTGGATCGGGCCGAGTCCGAGCCGGATCGCGCGCGTGCCGTCAACGCCACCGCGCCGGGCGTGCTCGCCGCCGCGGCGGCGCGGGTCGGCGCGCTGCTGGTGCACTACAGCACCGACTATGTGTTCGACGGCAGCGGCGGCCGTCCGTGGACCGAGGCCGACGCGACCCGCCCGTTGAACGTCTACGGCGCGACCAAGCTCGAAGGCGAGCGGCTCGTCGCAGCGCAATGCGCGCGGCACCTGATTTTCCGCACCAGCTGGGTGTACGCGGCGCGCGGCGGCAACTTCGCGAAGACCATGCTGCGCTTGGCGCAGGAGCGCGAGCGACTGACCGTGGTCGCCGACCAGTTCGGCGCGCCGACCGGCGCCGACCTGATCGCCGACGTGACCGCGCATGCGATCGCCGCGACGCTGCGCGATCCGGGCAAGACCGGCCTGTACCACCTCGCGGCCGCGGGCGAGACCAGCTGGCACGGCTACGCGCGCTTCGTGCTCGGGCAGGCGCAGGCGGCCGGGGTGGCGCTCAAGGCCGGCCCGGACGCCGTGGATCCGGTGCCGAGCAGCGCATTCCCGACGCCGGCGCTGCGGCCGGGCAATTCGCGGCTGGAGACCGTCCGGCTGCGACAGGCATTCTCGTTGTGCCTGCCGGACTGGCAGACCGGCGTCGCGAGGATGCTGGCGGAAACGCTTTGA
- a CDS encoding MoaD/ThiS/QbsE family sulfur carrier protein, translating to MNTSTTRAADAVVVEFAASLRRHVDCAPQTVAPGSLRSVLEAALAAAPPLAHYVFDDQRAVRRHVAVFVNQQMAQDRERLDQMLRPGDRVLVIGALTGG from the coding sequence ATGAACACCAGCACCACTCGGGCGGCCGATGCGGTCGTCGTCGAATTCGCCGCCAGCCTGCGCCGCCATGTGGACTGCGCGCCGCAGACGGTCGCGCCGGGCAGCTTGCGCAGCGTGCTCGAGGCCGCGCTGGCCGCGGCGCCGCCGCTGGCGCACTATGTGTTCGACGACCAGCGCGCGGTGCGCCGGCATGTGGCGGTGTTCGTGAACCAGCAGATGGCGCAGGATCGCGAGCGGCTGGATCAGATGCTGCGGCCCGGCGACCGTGTGCTGGTGATCGGGGCATTGACCGGCGGCTGA
- a CDS encoding putative hydrolase gives MHRLLLGTRKGLFVIDGEGNGDGADWRIAAHHFAGEPVTQVLPDPQGGAWYAALRMGHFGVKLRKSLDRGASWQEIAAPAFPPKPETGAWADDATPWSVDMIWALAAGGADQLGRLWAGCLPAGLFRSDDGGASWALATALWDKPNRRNWFGGGYDHAGIHSVRVDPRDARHVTVAISCGGVWQSRDDGASWIATTRGMKAGYVPAESAENPDVQDPHCLVQCAADPDTLWVQHHDGMYRSGDGGQNWQRIAPPAPSDFGFAVACDPNDARRAWFVPAQADACRIPVGARMVVNRTDDAGASFRTFGAGLPQQHAYHLVYRHGLDVAADGRTLALASTTGGLWVSADAGENWQELSRDLPPIAVLRFVR, from the coding sequence ATGCACAGATTGCTGCTGGGTACCCGCAAGGGCTTGTTCGTGATCGACGGCGAGGGCAACGGTGATGGCGCTGACTGGCGCATCGCCGCGCACCACTTTGCCGGCGAGCCGGTAACCCAGGTGCTGCCCGATCCGCAGGGCGGCGCCTGGTACGCGGCGCTGCGCATGGGCCATTTCGGCGTGAAGCTGCGCAAGAGTCTGGACCGCGGCGCGAGCTGGCAGGAGATCGCCGCGCCGGCGTTTCCACCCAAACCCGAGACCGGCGCCTGGGCCGACGACGCGACGCCGTGGAGCGTCGACATGATCTGGGCGCTGGCGGCCGGCGGCGCCGACCAGCTGGGGCGCCTCTGGGCCGGCTGTCTGCCGGCCGGACTGTTCCGCTCCGACGACGGCGGCGCGAGCTGGGCGCTGGCCACCGCGCTGTGGGACAAGCCGAACCGGCGCAACTGGTTCGGCGGCGGCTACGACCATGCCGGCATCCACAGCGTGCGGGTCGATCCGCGCGACGCGCGCCACGTCACCGTCGCGATCTCCTGCGGCGGCGTCTGGCAAAGCCGCGACGACGGCGCAAGCTGGATTGCGACCACGCGCGGCATGAAGGCCGGCTACGTGCCGGCCGAGAGCGCCGAGAACCCGGACGTGCAGGATCCGCATTGCCTGGTGCAATGCGCGGCCGACCCGGACACGCTCTGGGTGCAGCACCATGACGGCATGTACCGCTCGGGCGATGGTGGGCAGAACTGGCAGCGGATCGCGCCGCCTGCGCCGTCGGACTTCGGCTTCGCGGTCGCATGCGACCCGAACGATGCACGGCGCGCCTGGTTCGTGCCGGCACAGGCCGACGCCTGCCGCATCCCGGTCGGTGCGCGCATGGTGGTGAACCGCACCGACGACGCTGGCGCGAGCTTCCGCACTTTCGGCGCGGGCCTGCCGCAACAGCACGCATACCACCTGGTGTACCGGCACGGGCTGGACGTGGCGGCCGACGGCCGCACGCTGGCGCTGGCGTCGACCACCGGCGGCCTGTGGGTCAGCGCCGACGCCGGCGAGAACTGGCAGGAACTCTCGCGCGACCTGCCGCCGATAGCAGTGCTGCGCTTCGTGCGGTAG
- a CDS encoding Multidrug efflux system MdtABC-TolC, inner-membrane proton/drug antiporter MdtB-like: protein MSVSATFIRRPIGTSLLALALFLVGAAVWPLLPVAPLPQVDFPTIQVTAKLPGGSPETMASTVAQPLERQFSLIPGLSQMTSENALGQTQITLQFNLDRNIDGAALDVQTAINAASGQLPANLPSPPTFRKINPADFSILILAVQSDTLPLTTVNDYADNILAQQISQIQGVGQAIIFGPQKPAVRIQVDPTKLAAVGLSLESIRGVIAETTVSQPKGTIDGPHQSFTVYTNDQILSAAPWNDMVLAYKNGAPIRVRDIGRAVSGPEDMKTAAWSFSGAGAAKDGNAPINGRSLVIGIIKEPGANVIDTVARIRAALPRLEASIPPAIHVSTLIDRTQNIRASVEEVELTLLLTISLVVMVIFIFLRNVPATLIPGATVPLALLGTAAIMYLIGFSLDNLSLMALTISVGFVVDDAIVMLENIYRHIEDGMPPMEAAMKGAGEIGFTIISISVSLVAVFIPLLLMGGIVGRLFREFAITVTLAIGVSLLVSLTLTPMLCSRFITPHRPEDHGRVFRFFERGFDALQRGYRRGLQLALRHEFITLCVFLATLVATVALFIVIPKGFFPQQDTGFIFGFAESAQDTSFGAMNRRMIEVADIIRKDPDVSGFGMSARNTFNTGVYFIALRPKSEGRTASADQVIARLRPELAQVEGINVYMQAGQDINVGGRLSRTQYQYTLTDSNLDELNTWAPRLLERLRKLPALTDVATDQQNHAATATVTIDRARASSFGISPALIDATIYDAIGQRQVAQYFTQINSYHVILEVTPKLQEDPDLFGKLYLTSPLTGQQVPLSSMVHVDTDKTGYLAINHQGQFPAVTISFNLAPGAALGDAVNAIQKAQAGMNVPITLRGSFQGTAQAFQSSLATQPYLIAAAIIAVYIVLGLLYESYIHPLTILSTLPSAGVGALLILMAGGYDLTVIALIGIILLIGIVKKNGIMMVDFAITAERDRGLAPRQAIYQACLMRFRPIMMTTMCTLFAGLPLMLGTGAGSELRRPLGYAMVGGLILSQAMTLFTTPVIYLYLDRAHHWYASRRAARKARKLAAAARHAS from the coding sequence GTGAGCGTTTCGGCAACCTTCATCCGGCGCCCGATCGGCACCTCGCTGCTGGCGCTGGCGCTGTTCCTGGTCGGCGCCGCGGTCTGGCCGCTGCTGCCGGTCGCGCCGTTGCCGCAGGTCGATTTCCCGACGATCCAGGTCACCGCGAAGCTGCCGGGCGGCAGCCCCGAGACCATGGCGTCCACGGTCGCGCAACCGCTCGAGCGGCAGTTCTCGCTGATCCCCGGGCTGTCGCAGATGACCTCGGAGAACGCGCTCGGCCAGACCCAGATCACGCTGCAGTTCAACCTGGACCGCAACATCGACGGCGCCGCGCTCGACGTGCAGACCGCGATCAACGCCGCCAGCGGGCAGTTGCCGGCCAACCTGCCGAGCCCGCCGACGTTCCGCAAGATCAACCCGGCCGACTTCTCGATCCTGATCCTCGCGGTACAGTCCGACACGCTGCCGCTGACCACGGTCAACGACTACGCCGACAACATCCTGGCGCAGCAGATCTCGCAGATCCAGGGCGTCGGGCAGGCGATCATTTTCGGTCCGCAAAAGCCGGCGGTGCGCATCCAGGTCGACCCGACCAAGCTCGCCGCCGTGGGCTTAAGCCTGGAGAGCATCCGCGGCGTGATCGCCGAGACCACGGTCAGCCAGCCCAAGGGCACGATAGACGGGCCGCATCAGAGCTTCACCGTCTACACCAACGACCAGATCCTGAGCGCCGCGCCGTGGAACGACATGGTGCTGGCGTACAAGAACGGCGCGCCGATCCGGGTGCGCGACATCGGACGGGCGGTGTCCGGACCGGAAGACATGAAGACCGCCGCCTGGTCGTTTTCCGGCGCCGGCGCGGCGAAGGACGGCAACGCGCCGATCAACGGCCGCTCGCTGGTGATCGGCATCATCAAGGAGCCGGGCGCGAACGTGATCGACACGGTGGCGCGCATCCGGGCCGCGCTGCCGCGGCTCGAGGCATCGATCCCGCCGGCGATCCACGTCAGCACGCTGATCGACCGCACGCAGAACATCCGCGCGTCGGTCGAAGAGGTCGAGCTCACGCTGCTGCTCACCATCTCGCTGGTGGTGATGGTGATCTTCATCTTCCTGCGCAACGTGCCGGCAACGCTGATCCCGGGCGCGACCGTGCCGCTCGCGCTGCTCGGCACCGCGGCCATCATGTACCTGATCGGCTTCAGCCTGGACAACCTGTCGCTGATGGCGCTGACGATCTCGGTCGGCTTCGTTGTCGACGACGCGATCGTGATGCTGGAGAACATCTACCGCCATATCGAGGACGGCATGCCGCCGATGGAGGCGGCGATGAAGGGCGCCGGCGAGATCGGCTTCACGATCATCTCGATCTCGGTGTCGCTGGTCGCGGTGTTCATTCCGCTGTTGCTGATGGGGGGCATCGTCGGGCGGCTGTTTCGCGAGTTCGCGATCACGGTCACGCTCGCGATCGGCGTGTCGTTGCTGGTGTCGCTGACGCTGACGCCGATGCTGTGCTCGCGCTTCATCACGCCGCACCGGCCCGAGGACCACGGGCGCGTGTTCCGCTTCTTCGAGCGCGGATTCGACGCGCTGCAGCGCGGCTACCGGCGCGGCCTGCAGCTCGCGCTGCGGCACGAATTCATCACGCTGTGCGTGTTCCTCGCGACGCTGGTCGCGACCGTGGCGCTGTTCATCGTGATCCCGAAGGGCTTCTTTCCGCAGCAGGACACCGGCTTCATCTTCGGCTTCGCCGAGTCGGCGCAGGACACATCGTTTGGCGCGATGAACCGCCGCATGATCGAGGTCGCCGACATCATCCGCAAGGATCCGGACGTCTCGGGCTTCGGCATGAGCGCGCGCAACACGTTCAACACCGGCGTCTACTTCATCGCGCTGCGACCCAAATCCGAAGGCCGCACCGCGAGCGCGGACCAGGTGATCGCGCGGCTGCGCCCCGAACTGGCGCAGGTCGAGGGCATCAACGTCTACATGCAGGCGGGGCAGGACATCAACGTCGGCGGCAGGCTGTCGCGCACCCAGTACCAGTACACGCTGACCGACTCGAACCTGGACGAGCTCAACACCTGGGCGCCGCGGCTTCTCGAGCGGCTGCGCAAGCTCCCGGCACTCACCGACGTCGCGACCGACCAGCAGAACCATGCCGCGACCGCGACGGTCACGATCGACCGCGCGCGCGCGTCGAGCTTCGGCATCTCGCCGGCGCTGATCGACGCGACCATCTACGACGCGATCGGACAGCGCCAGGTCGCCCAGTACTTCACGCAGATCAACAGCTACCACGTGATCCTCGAAGTCACGCCGAAGTTGCAGGAAGATCCGGACCTGTTCGGAAAGCTGTACCTGACCTCGCCTTTGACCGGCCAGCAGGTGCCGCTCTCGAGCATGGTCCACGTCGACACGGACAAGACCGGGTATCTCGCGATCAACCACCAGGGCCAGTTCCCGGCGGTGACGATCTCGTTCAACCTTGCGCCGGGGGCCGCGCTCGGCGACGCGGTGAACGCGATCCAGAAGGCGCAGGCCGGCATGAACGTGCCGATCACGCTGCGCGGCTCGTTCCAGGGCACGGCGCAGGCGTTCCAGAGTTCGCTCGCGACCCAGCCGTACCTGATCGCCGCGGCGATCATCGCGGTCTACATCGTGCTCGGGCTGCTGTACGAGAGCTACATCCACCCGCTGACGATTCTCTCGACGCTGCCGTCGGCCGGCGTCGGCGCGCTGCTGATCCTGATGGCCGGCGGCTACGACCTGACCGTGATCGCGCTGATCGGCATCATCCTGCTGATCGGCATCGTCAAGAAAAACGGGATCATGATGGTCGATTTCGCGATCACCGCCGAGCGCGACCGCGGCCTCGCGCCGCGCCAGGCGATCTACCAGGCCTGCCTGATGCGCTTTCGGCCGATCATGATGACGACGATGTGCACGCTGTTCGCCGGCCTGCCGCTGATGCTCGGCACCGGCGCCGGCTCCGAGCTGCGGCGCCCGCTGGGTTACGCGATGGTCGGCGGCCTGATCCTGTCGCAGGCGATGACGCTCTTTACCACGCCGGTGATCTACCTGTACCTGGACCGCGCGCACCACTGGTACGCCAGCCGTCGCGCCGCGCGCAAGGCGCGCAAGCTGGCCGCGGCCGCGCGGCACGCGTCCTGA